A stretch of the Ignavibacteriales bacterium genome encodes the following:
- a CDS encoding secondary thiamine-phosphate synthase enzyme YjbQ — MEIVSNRISVSTRGNSEVRDITVDVAAVLASSGLKEGLVTVFVTGSTASITTTEFEPGLRKDIPEALDQLAPRGSRYHHDDTWHDGNGFSHVRAAVMGPSLTIPFSQGVLCLGTWQQIVLVDHDNRPRDREIVVQLMGM; from the coding sequence ATGGAAATAGTCAGCAACCGCATCTCGGTGTCGACGCGCGGCAACTCGGAAGTTCGCGATATCACAGTAGATGTCGCCGCCGTGCTCGCCAGTTCGGGACTCAAAGAAGGCCTTGTGACGGTGTTTGTCACCGGGTCAACGGCATCGATCACGACGACAGAGTTCGAACCGGGTCTTCGGAAAGACATACCCGAAGCGCTGGACCAGCTCGCCCCGCGTGGAAGCCGGTATCACCATGACGACACGTGGCACGATGGAAACGGATTCTCTCACGTGCGTGCTGCAGTGATGGGTCCGTCTCTGACAATTCCATTTTCACAAGGAGTCTTGTGTTTGGGTACATGGCAGCAAATCGTCCTCGTAGATCACGATAACCGTCCTCGCGACCGCGAGATCGTAGTCCAGCTTATGGGAATGTGA
- a CDS encoding DUF4249 family protein translates to MTFSLRTCVVLSVVLAITAGCNSPFSPKGNYEDRLVVYGVLTNRSDTQYVRVYSTYNPPGVDPAAQTSDNGLSGAGVVVTSGAGAFQFRENTTPRLDKSRYSDDIIAYASYPFPIEPGKTYGLSVTTKTSGAVTATVVMPKRARIQFLNAYILNGGGNEDENIVVFGWIRELTYGVMMQLHLFYDVLEGNSWVRHREEMPAVRLVFGDGSKAYNFPVLRRRVTSGLIRDKEESEMFVFSKNAYFEKVGEILTRYPAGTVHIKQALIVLTQVDKDLYAYSKRVNGFEDPYSIRTDLPDHTNISGGHGIFGAMVDDSAFVEITAW, encoded by the coding sequence ATGACCTTTTCCTTGCGAACATGCGTGGTACTGTCGGTGGTTCTCGCCATCACCGCAGGCTGCAACAGCCCCTTCAGCCCGAAAGGAAACTACGAGGACCGGCTGGTTGTCTACGGTGTCCTGACGAACCGGTCGGATACGCAGTATGTGCGTGTGTATTCGACATACAATCCGCCCGGTGTGGATCCCGCGGCGCAAACCAGCGACAACGGTCTCTCGGGAGCAGGTGTTGTCGTCACGAGCGGAGCCGGTGCATTCCAGTTCCGCGAGAACACCACACCGCGACTGGACAAGAGCCGCTACAGCGATGATATCATTGCGTACGCTTCATACCCGTTTCCGATTGAGCCGGGCAAAACGTACGGTCTGAGCGTCACCACAAAGACTTCAGGTGCGGTCACGGCGACCGTCGTCATGCCGAAGCGGGCGAGGATACAGTTCCTTAACGCATATATTCTGAATGGCGGGGGCAATGAAGATGAGAACATCGTGGTCTTTGGCTGGATCCGTGAGCTGACCTACGGTGTGATGATGCAACTGCATCTCTTCTACGACGTCCTCGAGGGAAATTCGTGGGTCAGACACCGTGAGGAAATGCCGGCTGTAAGACTGGTTTTCGGTGACGGATCGAAGGCCTACAACTTCCCTGTCCTGAGACGAAGGGTGACCTCCGGATTGATCAGGGACAAGGAAGAGAGCGAGATGTTCGTTTTCAGCAAGAATGCGTATTTCGAGAAAGTGGGAGAAATCCTGACACGTTATCCGGCAGGCACAGTTCACATCAAACAGGCCCTCATCGTCCTCACGCAAGTCGACAAGGACTTGTATGCGTATTCGAAGCGCGTCAACGGCTTCGAAGATCCCTACTCGATTCGCACCGATCTTCCTGACCATACCAATATCTCGGGAGGGCACGGGATTTTTGGAGCGATGGTCGACGATTCGGCCTTTGTCGAAATCACGGCATGGTGA
- a CDS encoding alpha/beta hydrolase produces MKHRSLVLSILCFLFFSWNTSEVRSQGTDSWTSNAVNGYRITPNVIYSTANGYDCKLDVYARNNPGVTTPTVIFIHGGGWVGGTKEGTVMNLMPYFEMGLNVVNVEYRLARVSLAPAAVQDCRLALRWIFKNAKQYGFDTTKIIVSGGSAGGHLALTTGMLDASYGFDYPTDWDYTGVEPKVAAIVNWYGITDVKDLLAGPNKQDYAVDWLANLPNKEAVAVSVSPLSYVRKGLPPVFTVHGDKDQLVPYNHAVRLHDALTKAGVPNQLMTIPGGKHGGFSKEEMGRIYTAIKEFLKKNKIVE; encoded by the coding sequence ATGAAACACCGCAGTTTGGTTCTGTCGATTCTCTGTTTTCTGTTCTTTTCATGGAACACATCCGAAGTCCGGTCTCAGGGGACGGATTCATGGACGTCCAACGCTGTCAACGGGTATCGCATCACGCCGAACGTCATCTACTCGACAGCCAACGGCTATGACTGCAAGCTGGATGTGTATGCGCGAAACAATCCCGGCGTTACGACTCCCACGGTCATATTCATCCATGGCGGGGGATGGGTTGGCGGCACGAAAGAGGGAACGGTCATGAACCTCATGCCGTATTTCGAAATGGGGCTCAATGTCGTGAACGTCGAATACCGGTTGGCGAGGGTCTCCCTTGCGCCGGCTGCAGTTCAGGACTGCCGGCTGGCTCTCCGATGGATTTTCAAGAACGCGAAGCAATACGGATTCGATACGACGAAAATCATCGTTTCGGGAGGATCTGCGGGGGGGCATCTTGCGTTGACAACCGGGATGCTCGATGCCTCATACGGATTCGATTACCCGACCGACTGGGATTACACCGGTGTCGAGCCAAAGGTTGCTGCAATTGTGAATTGGTACGGTATCACGGACGTGAAAGACCTTCTTGCCGGTCCGAACAAGCAGGATTATGCGGTCGATTGGCTCGCCAACCTCCCGAACAAAGAAGCAGTGGCGGTCAGTGTTTCGCCACTTTCGTACGTGCGAAAAGGACTGCCGCCGGTCTTCACCGTGCACGGCGACAAGGATCAGCTCGTGCCGTACAATCATGCCGTCAGGCTCCACGATGCCCTCACGAAAGCAGGCGTACCAAATCAGTTGATGACTATCCCGGGCGGAAAACATGGCGGTTTTTCGAAGGAGGAGATGGGAAGGATCTACACAGCCATCAAAGAATTCTTGAAGAAGAACAAGATCGTGGAGTGA
- a CDS encoding DUF4249 family protein: MPQYSRVWGLLLVLAAIAMSGCDETFEPKGSYRQGLVVYSVISNRTDSLFVRVYSTYNPPGHNPLENTVDTELKGARVTVASDSTSYLLTETVIPRTDKNRYSSNIDGYLAQPFPYRPGKRYTLTIASSAGNVSSTVTVPGAGLVEQNNSFILKAPEKYSDDISARVRLSPVTQGYLVRIFIEFDAVVASKKVHVRAEIPKAIRSDVEVGFVYDYPRLVRRITDQVVVSEIVYFDLTAYEAFLLDQVAYYGEIKVTSATYILTQVESNLYKYYNLSNGFLDEYSIRTDLPDYSNIAGGFGIFGAMRDDSVVVDLR, encoded by the coding sequence ATGCCGCAATATTCTCGTGTGTGGGGTCTCCTGCTGGTGTTGGCGGCGATCGCTATGTCCGGATGCGATGAGACCTTCGAACCGAAAGGATCATATCGGCAAGGGTTGGTGGTGTACTCCGTGATTTCCAACAGGACTGACAGTCTCTTCGTGCGGGTTTATTCGACGTACAATCCGCCGGGACACAACCCGCTCGAGAATACGGTCGATACCGAACTCAAAGGTGCCCGCGTGACGGTCGCTTCAGATTCGACCTCATATCTGCTCACAGAAACTGTCATCCCTCGCACCGACAAGAACCGGTACTCTTCAAATATTGACGGGTATCTCGCCCAGCCTTTTCCGTATCGGCCCGGCAAGCGATACACGTTGACGATTGCCTCCTCAGCGGGGAATGTTTCGTCGACCGTGACGGTACCGGGGGCCGGTCTTGTTGAACAGAACAATTCATTTATTCTGAAGGCACCTGAAAAGTACAGCGACGACATTTCCGCCAGGGTGAGGCTGTCGCCGGTCACTCAGGGATACCTTGTGCGGATCTTCATCGAATTCGACGCCGTTGTGGCCTCGAAGAAGGTCCATGTCCGTGCTGAGATTCCAAAAGCAATTCGGTCCGACGTCGAGGTGGGCTTTGTCTATGATTATCCCCGGCTGGTCAGAAGAATAACAGATCAGGTTGTCGTCTCCGAAATCGTCTACTTCGATCTCACAGCCTACGAGGCTTTCTTGCTCGACCAGGTGGCCTACTACGGAGAGATAAAAGTCACCAGCGCGACGTACATCCTGACTCAGGTTGAATCCAATCTCTACAAATACTACAACCTCTCGAACGGGTTCCTTGATGAGTATTCCATCAGGACCGATCTCCCGGACTATTCAAACATCGCTGGTGGTTTCGGCATCTTCGGCGCGATGCGGGATGACTCAGTGGTTGTCGATCTCCGTTGA
- a CDS encoding PhzF family phenazine biosynthesis protein, whose amino-acid sequence MKPYKIKHVDAFTTEPFTGNPAGVVLDARGMTDALMQEIGTELNLSETAFVLPPTARGADIQIRWFTPAAEVPLCGHATIASFHALAEEGMYGMKRPGVYNFRLQTKSGVLGVTVEKKYSGTIVEFQLPIPRFRVHKTVPASLLDALGIRASDVLEDLPFVSQSYLYLPLKKLSTIRNLKPDMGKLDRFTRACKTLGISLFSLETVEQSSAVHSRFYAPAVGIVEDPVTGSANGPLGVYLYHYAIRRDYPVPSFLLPDGRMEFVGEQGDDMGRRGRVKIRLRVTGHGVKQVSIAGEAVTIMNSVCAC is encoded by the coding sequence ATGAAACCATACAAGATAAAGCATGTCGACGCGTTCACGACTGAGCCGTTTACAGGAAACCCGGCCGGAGTTGTACTCGATGCCCGCGGGATGACCGATGCTCTGATGCAAGAAATAGGAACCGAATTGAACCTGTCGGAAACGGCGTTTGTGCTTCCTCCGACGGCCAGGGGAGCTGATATTCAGATTCGATGGTTCACACCGGCGGCGGAGGTGCCGCTCTGCGGCCATGCAACGATCGCGAGTTTTCACGCGCTGGCGGAAGAAGGTATGTACGGAATGAAGCGTCCGGGTGTGTACAATTTCCGGCTGCAGACTAAAAGCGGCGTTCTTGGCGTCACTGTGGAGAAGAAATATTCTGGAACCATTGTGGAGTTCCAGCTTCCGATCCCGCGATTCCGGGTGCACAAAACCGTCCCCGCGTCCCTCCTCGATGCGCTCGGCATACGGGCTTCTGATGTGCTGGAGGATCTCCCGTTTGTTTCTCAATCGTACCTCTATCTCCCGCTCAAGAAGCTTTCGACTATCAGGAACTTGAAGCCGGATATGGGCAAGCTCGACAGGTTCACCAGAGCATGCAAGACACTCGGGATAAGTCTGTTCTCCCTGGAGACTGTTGAGCAAAGTTCGGCGGTTCACTCACGTTTCTATGCCCCCGCTGTCGGGATTGTCGAAGATCCGGTGACAGGATCTGCCAACGGTCCTCTCGGTGTCTATTTGTACCACTATGCTATTCGCCGGGACTACCCTGTGCCGTCGTTCTTGCTTCCGGACGGGCGTATGGAGTTTGTCGGAGAACAAGGAGACGATATGGGGCGACGGGGAAGGGTGAAGATACGGTTGAGAGTAACGGGCCATGGTGTCAAGCAGGTGAGCATCGCCGGAGAGGCCGTGACGATCATGAACTCTGTCTGTGCTTGCTGA
- a CDS encoding sigma-54-dependent Fis family transcriptional regulator, translated as MNTEVSTLKRRIEELEEIHRLAQSLSSMVNVYQTLEAIIDCCLKLCHAERGAILLFSLSADESAQTVVRNVQNDNRGIDHTVNSLVAGWVGVHKRPFLTDDVLRELNFKNPSEQLRQLGAAMAVPLMEEGKPFGMLHLINPRGGERFSDEQVRLVSAIAPLAAQFILRAKIQEAVFADNQRLKATLQKERGIGSILGVSTLIDEVRNKIAVAGPSNASVLLIGETGTGKEVAARAIHAHSPRADKPFIAVNCSAIPETLFESELFGHEKGSFTGATGTMKGKFEQADGGTLFLDEISAMPIDMQPKLLRVLEERSFCRIGSSDEHRVNIRVVAASNKDLQQSVQKNEFREDLFHRLNVIPIHLPALRERPEDVPVLARAFLAELTGGAKTFDEAALQVLSGFEWKGNVRELRNAVERISIFAEAPEISPAALRQSSIGVSAAPSPDSASFFLSLLRSNAAQVNLLESVERDLIDLALKESHGNAAEAARILGVHRNAFLRRIEKHDLR; from the coding sequence GTGAACACCGAGGTCTCAACGCTTAAACGGCGGATCGAGGAACTTGAAGAGATTCACCGTCTGGCTCAATCACTGAGCTCGATGGTCAACGTCTACCAGACGCTTGAAGCGATCATCGATTGCTGCCTCAAACTCTGTCACGCAGAACGGGGAGCCATCCTGCTCTTCAGTTTGTCGGCTGATGAATCTGCCCAGACGGTGGTCCGGAATGTGCAAAATGATAATCGGGGGATCGATCATACGGTAAATTCCCTCGTCGCGGGTTGGGTCGGCGTCCACAAGCGTCCGTTCCTGACGGACGATGTTCTTCGCGAATTGAACTTCAAGAATCCCAGCGAACAACTCCGCCAACTGGGTGCGGCCATGGCTGTCCCGCTCATGGAAGAAGGGAAGCCGTTTGGCATGCTGCACCTCATCAACCCGAGAGGTGGCGAACGGTTTTCCGACGAACAGGTGAGGCTCGTGAGTGCCATCGCACCGCTTGCCGCCCAGTTCATCCTGAGGGCGAAGATTCAGGAAGCGGTCTTCGCTGACAATCAGCGGCTCAAGGCAACGCTGCAGAAGGAACGGGGTATAGGCTCGATCCTTGGAGTGAGCACGCTTATCGATGAAGTGCGGAACAAGATCGCCGTTGCCGGGCCCTCGAACGCAAGTGTCCTGCTGATTGGCGAGACGGGGACTGGGAAGGAAGTTGCGGCGAGAGCCATTCACGCTCACAGTCCCCGTGCGGACAAGCCCTTCATTGCTGTCAACTGCTCCGCCATTCCGGAGACGCTCTTTGAATCGGAACTGTTTGGGCACGAGAAGGGCTCATTCACCGGGGCGACGGGGACCATGAAGGGGAAATTTGAGCAGGCCGACGGCGGGACGCTCTTCCTTGACGAGATATCCGCAATGCCGATCGACATGCAGCCGAAGTTGCTAAGGGTTCTGGAGGAGAGGTCATTCTGCCGCATCGGCTCTTCGGATGAGCACAGGGTCAACATCCGGGTTGTGGCGGCTTCCAACAAGGACCTTCAGCAATCGGTGCAGAAAAACGAGTTTCGCGAAGACCTGTTTCACCGCCTGAATGTCATTCCGATTCACTTGCCTGCATTGCGTGAGCGCCCCGAAGACGTCCCTGTCCTGGCGCGGGCATTCCTCGCAGAACTGACCGGAGGCGCAAAGACTTTCGATGAAGCGGCGCTGCAGGTCCTTTCGGGATTTGAGTGGAAGGGAAATGTCCGCGAGCTGCGAAACGCGGTGGAACGGATCTCAATTTTCGCAGAAGCACCCGAGATTTCTCCGGCAGCACTCCGGCAAAGCTCCATCGGGGTCTCCGCGGCTCCTTCCCCGGACTCCGCGAGCTTCTTCCTCAGTCTTCTTCGGTCAAACGCCGCGCAAGTAAACCTCCTGGAGAGCGTTGAACGCGATTTGATTGATCTTGCGCTGAAGGAATCTCATGGCAATGCGGCCGAGGCCGCCAGGATCCTGGGAGTACACCGCAACGCCTTCCTGCGGCGCATAGAAAAGCACGATCTCCGCTAG
- a CDS encoding DUF4905 domain-containing protein — MNLFSSLFGSGNLSPEWSYTASGIVWRLLFTARGRIVGESRDQEKKTASFFCLDEESGRCLWQDLRVDEAWWVGMEGVQEDTLLLHGFSSPDMPEHRGIRAYDVETGNLLWRNDEATCWFGTGARLFAYRDLFERRVGYEIDLRSGEVKTTYDQSLQELHEIRRRAAADYVPEVTLPEILNEESAEPSTVAFVKRVTKGKDVAGNIEFIQQDDVIAFNYHVRAQAAKTQPPVFENHLFVYELSRDKRVFSEIIGRALKAQVPDAFFLRKGKLFYIKDQTTLKALRVWK, encoded by the coding sequence ATGAATCTCTTCTCTTCTTTGTTCGGATCCGGGAATCTTTCGCCTGAATGGTCCTACACCGCCAGCGGCATCGTCTGGCGCTTGCTGTTCACGGCGCGTGGAAGGATCGTCGGTGAATCCCGCGATCAGGAAAAGAAAACGGCTTCGTTCTTCTGTCTCGACGAGGAGTCGGGCAGGTGCTTGTGGCAGGACCTCCGGGTTGATGAGGCGTGGTGGGTTGGCATGGAGGGGGTTCAGGAGGATACGCTTCTGCTCCATGGATTCTCGAGCCCGGATATGCCTGAACACCGTGGTATCCGTGCGTACGACGTGGAAACCGGGAACCTTCTCTGGCGGAATGACGAGGCGACGTGCTGGTTTGGGACAGGTGCCCGGCTGTTCGCATATAGAGATCTCTTCGAGAGGCGGGTGGGATACGAAATCGATCTCCGGTCCGGGGAAGTGAAGACGACGTATGATCAGTCTCTCCAGGAACTCCACGAAATCCGGCGCAGGGCAGCGGCCGATTATGTTCCCGAGGTAACGCTCCCGGAAATTCTGAATGAAGAGTCCGCAGAGCCTTCCACAGTGGCTTTTGTGAAACGCGTGACGAAAGGGAAGGACGTTGCGGGCAATATCGAGTTCATCCAGCAGGACGACGTGATTGCATTCAATTACCACGTTCGTGCTCAGGCAGCGAAGACACAACCCCCGGTCTTTGAAAACCATCTGTTCGTCTACGAGTTATCCAGGGACAAGAGAGTGTTTTCGGAGATCATCGGCCGTGCCTTGAAGGCTCAGGTTCCGGATGCGTTTTTTCTCCGCAAGGGAAAATTGTTCTACATCAAGGATCAGACGACTCTCAAAGCGTTGCGTGTATGGAAATAG
- a CDS encoding HEAT repeat domain-containing protein gives MKTLGTIFVALLLAVVSQTNAQDAKKDMGDAKFTKAVENYLVGLQSPNDGLRRSAIYQLGQLAAKDAAIPLMRVLRNCKDEKCRIAAAWALCKIGNSAGTYAVKQAVRFDESKKVQLHSAWYYNLYVSQGTFAFIPAASGTTTIAELR, from the coding sequence ATGAAAACTTTAGGAACGATCTTCGTCGCACTGCTTCTTGCAGTGGTTTCACAGACCAATGCACAGGACGCAAAGAAGGATATGGGGGATGCGAAGTTCACGAAGGCGGTCGAAAACTACCTCGTCGGTCTCCAGAGCCCGAATGACGGATTGCGTCGCAGCGCCATTTATCAGCTCGGACAGCTGGCAGCGAAGGATGCCGCGATTCCCTTGATGCGTGTACTTCGCAACTGTAAGGATGAAAAATGCCGTATTGCCGCAGCCTGGGCCCTCTGCAAGATCGGCAACTCGGCCGGTACCTACGCTGTGAAGCAGGCGGTGAGATTCGACGAGAGCAAGAAAGTCCAACTTCACTCCGCATGGTACTACAATCTGTATGTCTCTCAAGGTACATTTGCATTCATCCCTGCCGCGAGCGGCACGACCACGATTGCTGAACTCCGGTAA
- a CDS encoding TonB-dependent receptor, whose amino-acid sequence MPTRALSCIVFCLLLPIIAFSQGIDIRGVVTDSTTGERIPFANVTVPGMNRGASTNLQGFFLIANAPQGRYQIKASSIGYETRTRTVDAFGPQVLAVNFQLPSKPVEFSEVMVTDVAKRELTEIHTSVHVMEQRDIRSVPMAAMEDVFRSIRILPGIVSTSDVNSQFYVRGGAGDQNLILLDGMKIYNPYHAFGIFSIFDSDIIKTTEVYTGAFPPEFGGRLSSVVNMTSRDGGTKAFSGKANINFLSTKLQVEGPAMKGMTYLVSGRKSLFSDTFRKFLNKDLPLSFYDGFMKATVQTGEGQGKYSFQAFMSGDNLKSANLNEPDYSWRTSAVGFVASGLIQDRVYVNAVGFDNKFTAVRDSKGSTQVTPATTTVHEGGVKANATLYTDTHDLYFFGFEFGFPTLEYSVTNNFGVVNNVTSSFAEASMWARYQTAPSRLQADMGIFLDLGSLLSRGGGLEVIQPRINLSYGLWDNWKGKVSYGRFSQSVVTVNNEDDIISIFDAWIQVPQELKSEQADHYVVGLEGNVLPSLSTNFQAYYKSYGSLVTYNRDKVDAQDPDYVGGTGRAYGAEALIRYGSKLADVYAAYTLGWTTVTSGGLTYFPRYDRRHTLNLLTVFHAAEAFDITVRWEFGSGFPFTQTIGYYDRLTLQDLFHGSSLGETGKPYAVLGDKNVARLPTYHRLDASAMYRFSLKPITGTLGIHVVNVYNHKNVFYFDRKTGQEINMLPFFPSATLSIDY is encoded by the coding sequence ATGCCGACGCGCGCTCTATCCTGCATTGTTTTCTGCCTTTTGCTCCCCATTATTGCCTTCTCTCAGGGAATCGATATCCGCGGCGTTGTCACCGACAGCACGACAGGAGAGAGGATCCCCTTCGCGAACGTCACGGTGCCGGGAATGAACCGGGGTGCCAGCACGAACCTCCAGGGGTTTTTCCTCATCGCAAATGCCCCGCAGGGGCGTTACCAGATCAAGGCGAGTTCCATCGGCTACGAAACCCGGACCAGGACCGTCGATGCCTTCGGACCTCAGGTGTTGGCCGTCAACTTCCAGCTTCCGTCGAAACCGGTTGAATTCTCGGAGGTAATGGTCACCGATGTCGCCAAACGGGAACTGACTGAGATACACACTAGCGTGCATGTCATGGAACAGAGGGACATCCGGTCTGTGCCCATGGCGGCGATGGAAGACGTCTTCCGCTCGATCCGGATTCTGCCCGGGATCGTCTCGACGAGCGATGTGAATTCGCAGTTCTACGTCCGTGGCGGAGCAGGGGATCAGAACCTGATTCTTCTTGACGGTATGAAGATCTACAATCCCTACCACGCTTTTGGGATTTTCAGCATCTTCGATTCGGATATCATCAAGACCACCGAAGTGTATACAGGTGCATTTCCTCCCGAATTTGGAGGCCGGCTATCCTCCGTGGTAAACATGACTTCACGGGACGGGGGGACGAAAGCGTTTTCGGGAAAGGCGAACATCAATTTTCTTTCCACTAAACTCCAGGTGGAAGGCCCCGCGATGAAGGGTATGACGTATCTGGTTAGCGGCAGGAAGTCGCTCTTCTCCGATACGTTCAGGAAGTTCCTCAACAAAGATCTCCCCCTCTCGTTCTATGACGGATTTATGAAAGCCACAGTCCAGACAGGCGAAGGCCAGGGGAAATACAGTTTCCAGGCGTTCATGAGCGGAGATAACCTGAAGTCTGCCAACCTCAATGAGCCGGATTACTCATGGCGAACGAGCGCTGTCGGATTCGTTGCATCCGGCCTTATTCAGGACAGGGTGTACGTGAACGCAGTTGGATTTGACAATAAGTTTACCGCGGTGCGTGATTCGAAGGGATCCACGCAGGTTACTCCGGCCACAACGACCGTGCATGAAGGGGGTGTCAAGGCGAATGCGACGTTGTACACCGACACTCACGACCTGTACTTCTTCGGGTTCGAGTTCGGTTTTCCCACGCTCGAATATTCAGTCACGAACAACTTCGGCGTTGTGAATAATGTCACCAGCTCTTTCGCGGAGGCTTCCATGTGGGCCCGTTACCAGACCGCTCCCAGCCGTCTGCAGGCAGATATGGGGATCTTCCTCGATCTCGGCAGCTTGCTCTCCCGGGGAGGGGGACTGGAAGTGATACAACCGCGCATCAACCTGAGCTATGGACTATGGGACAACTGGAAGGGAAAGGTCTCCTACGGGCGGTTCAGCCAGAGCGTTGTGACGGTGAACAATGAGGACGACATCATCTCGATTTTCGACGCGTGGATACAAGTCCCTCAGGAACTGAAGTCCGAGCAAGCTGATCACTACGTCGTGGGACTCGAAGGAAATGTCCTCCCGTCGCTGTCAACAAATTTCCAGGCATACTACAAGTCGTACGGCTCGCTTGTGACGTATAATCGTGACAAAGTCGATGCGCAGGATCCCGACTATGTGGGGGGTACGGGAAGAGCGTACGGAGCAGAAGCGTTGATTCGGTACGGAAGCAAACTCGCTGATGTCTATGCAGCCTACACGCTGGGATGGACGACGGTCACGTCGGGTGGATTGACGTACTTTCCGCGATACGATCGCAGGCATACCCTCAACCTCCTGACCGTCTTCCACGCTGCGGAGGCTTTTGATATCACGGTGCGCTGGGAATTCGGTTCGGGGTTCCCGTTTACACAAACGATTGGGTACTATGACCGGTTGACGCTGCAGGATCTTTTCCACGGTTCATCCCTCGGTGAAACCGGTAAGCCGTACGCAGTGCTGGGGGATAAGAACGTCGCCCGTCTTCCGACCTATCACAGGCTTGACGCGAGCGCGATGTACCGGTTCTCGCTGAAGCCGATCACAGGAACGCTCGGCATTCATGTCGTCAACGTGTACAATCACAAGAATGTGTTCTATTTCGATCGGAAGACCGGTCAGGAAATCAATATGTTGCCCTTCTTCCCGTCGGCAACACTGAGCATCGACTACTGA